TGATCCTCGAAACGCTCGCCTCGCGCCCCGGCATCGTGCGCAGCCGCAACCAGTTGATGGACGCCGCCTATCAGGACGACGTCTACATCGACGACCGCACGATCGACAGCCACATCAAGCGGCTGCGCCGCAAGTTCCGCGAGGTCGACCCCGATTTCGACGCCATCGCGACGCTTTACGGGGCGGGATACCGCTTTTCCGATGACAGCTAAAGTACCCGCCGTCGAGCAGGAGGAAGCGCCGCTTGTCTGGTCGGCGCGCTGGTCGCTGACCGCGCGCATCCTCGCGGTCAACATCCTTGCCGTCGCGCTGCTCGCGGGCGGTTTCTATTATCTCGACACCTATCGCTCGCGGCTCGTCGACACGCGGATCGGGGTGATGGAAGAAAAGCTCGAAATGCTCGACGCAGCGCTCGAGGCGGCGCGCCCCGACCAGCGCGAGCGGCTGATCGGCGAATTCACCCGCGCCACCGAATCGCGGCTGCGCTTTTATGCTCCCGACGGGCGACTCATCGCCGACAGCTTCCGCGCCGCGCCGCCGACCTACACGCTGCGCGACCCCGACCTCCAGCCGTGGAAGCGAGATGCGGCGCGCGCGATGGACCGCGGCATCGACTGGATCGTCGGCGCGCCTTCCTATCCCGAGTTCGAGGAACCGAAGATCGACCGTGCGTCGGCATGGCCCGAAGTCATCGAAACCCAACATAGCGGGCTCGCAACGAGCCGTTTCCGCTATGCACCCGAACGCACGCCGTTGCTGAGCTCGGCGCGCATCGTCGACCTCGAAACGCCGCAGACGATGCTGATGACGCTCAACGCGCGCGACATCACGCGGACGGTGCGCGCCGAACGCTTCCGTCTCGCGGTCGTCGTCGCGGTGGTACTGCTCACGTCGGTGCTGCTGTCGCTGTTCCTTGCCCGCACGATCGTCCGTCCCCTGCGCAAGCTCGCACGCGCCGCAGTGCGCGTCCGGCTCGGCCGCGCGCGCGAGGTGGTCGTGCCGCGGCTGCCGAGCCGCCGCGACGAAATCGGCACGCTGGCGCGCGCGCTATCGGATATGACGCAAGCCTTGCGTGAGCGCATCGACGCGGGCGAGCATTTCGCCGCCGACGTGACGCACGAACTCAAGAACCCGATCGCCTCGGTGCGCTCGGCGATCGAGGGGCTGGGGCGGGTCCGCACCGACGAGCAGCGCGCGCAACTGCTGGCGATCGCCGACGAGGATGTGCGGCGGCTCGACCGGCTGGTGAACGACATCAGCGAGGCAAGCCGCGTCGACGCGCAATTGTCGCGCACCCTGTTCGAGCCCGTCGATGTCGGCATCATGATCGAATCGATGCTCGCCGGGCGCGCCGCCCGCGCCGGCGGGGACGCGCCGCGCATCGCCTTTGCCCGCCCGCGCAAGGACACCGCGACGGTGATGGGCGACGGCCACCGGCTCGAGCGCGCGATCGACAATCTGATCGACAATGCGATCAGCTTTTCGCCGCCCGGCGGGCTCGTCTGCATCGCCGCGACCCGGCTCGGCGACGAGGTGCATGTCCGCGTCGACGACGACGGCCCGGGGATCGAACCGGCGCAGCGCGAGGCGATCTTTCGCCGTTTCCACAGCGAGCGCCCCGATGGCGAAGCGTTCGGCCGCCACAGCGGCCTTGGCCTTGCGATCGCGCGCACGATCATCGAAGGCCATGGCGGTACGGTAGCGGCGCGCGACCGCGACGACGGCAAGCAGGGGGCCAGCCTGCTGATCACCCTGCCCGCGCGCGAGGGCAATGCCGAAACGGGATAGGCACAGGCGCCATCCGCCTTGCGGCCACGAGCGCACCCCGGTAAGCCAGCGCCATGCTTTCCGGCCGGACCAGCCCCCCAATATCGAATATCCATGCGAGCTGCATCGCGGCGGGCGAGCGCGGCGTCCTGCTGCTCGGCGCGTCGGGTCAGGGCAAGTCCGATCTGGCGCTGCGCCTGATCGACCGCGGGGCGCGGCTGGTCGCCGACGACCGCTGCGACATCTGGTTCGAACGGGGCCGGCTGTGGTGCCAGCCGCCCGAAAATCTGGCCGGCAAGCTGGAAGTTCGCGGCGTCGGCATCGTCGAACAGCCGTGGACCGGCCCGGTACCGCTGGCGCTCGCGGTGCGGCTGGTCGAGCGCTACGAGCGCATGCCGCCGGGGGGGCAAGTCGAAATCGTCGCGGGGCACGCGCTCCCCTCGCTGCTCCTGTCGGCGTTCGAAACCTCGGCCCCGATCAAGATCCTGCTCGCGCTCGACGCGTTGGTGGCGGGATGAGCCGGACCGCCGAACCGCGGTTGCTGCTCGTCACCGGCCTGTCGGGGGCGGGCAAGTCGACGGTGCTGAAGGTGCTCGAGGACCTTGGCTGGGAGGTCGTCGACAATCTGCCGCTGTCGCTGCTCGAAGCCCTGATCGCCGCCCCCGCAAAGGGTAGCAATGCGAGCCGCCCGCTCGCGGTCGGCATCGACAGCCGCAGCCGCGGGTTCAAACCCAACAGGCTGGTCAAGCAGATCAAGTCGCTGCGCGAGGCCGGCGGGCGCGACGTCCAGACATTGTTCATCGACTGTGCCGGCGCCGAGCTGGAGCGGCGTTTTTCCGAAACCCGCCGCCGCCATCCGCTCGCCGAGGACCGCCCCGCCGCCGACGGCATCGCGCGCGAGCGCGAGATGATGGAATCGCTGCGCCGCTGGGCCGAGCATGTCATCGACACGACCAATTACAGCAGCAATGATTTGCAGCAGGAGGTGCGCCAGCGTTTCGGCGATACCGGTCAGGACGAACCGGTGCTCAACATCATGAGCTTCGGCTTCGCGCGTGGGTTGCCACGCAACGCCGACTTGGTGTTCGACATGCGGTATCTGCGTAATCCGCATTGGGATGCAAAGCTGCGCCCGGGCACCGGGCTCGATGCCGACGTATCCGCCTATATCGCCGCCGATCCGGCCTATGAAACGACGGTCGCGCAGATCGAGACGCTGCTCATCGCGCTGCTGCCGCGCTATCGCGCCGAGGGCAAATCCTATGTCACCGTCGCCTTCGGATGCACCGGCGGGCGCCACCGCTCGGTGCATGTCGCCGAACGTGTGGCCAAAAGGCTACGCGACGCGGGCCATGCGCTGACGGTCATCCACCGCAATCTTGACTCCGCCCCGCAAGATGGGCTTGAGGGCAGGCCCCCGTCAGCGCCTTCCGCGCCCGGCGGCGGAAAAGCATGAGGGTCTAGCACTAAATGCCCACCGATAAAGCCTTGCCGCTGCTGGGAATGGTCCTGGTGACCCACGGCCGACTCGCCGAGGAAATGGTCACCGCGATGGAACATGTCGTCGGCCCCCAACGGGCGATCGCGACGGTGTGCATCGGCCCCAACGACAATATGGAAATGCGGCGCAAGGAAATCGCCGATGCGATCCGCACCGTCGACGAAGGCCGCGGCGTGATCATGCTGACCGACCTGTTCGGCGGCACCCCGTCGAACCTCGCGATCAGCCTGCTCGAAAGCGGGCGGACCGAGGTGATCGCCGGCGTCAATCTGCCGATGCTGATCCGGCTGGAAAGCGCGCGCAAGACGATGGAATTGCGCGCCGCGGTGATCGCCGCGAAGGAAGCGGGCCAGAAATATATCTCGGTCGCGTCGGAAATGCTGGGGGTGGGATGATGGCGGAAGTCTCCGAGACGGTCGAAATCACCAACCAGCGCGGCCTGCACGCGCGCGCGAGCGCCAAGTTCGTCACCTTCGTCAGCCGCCTGCCCGAAACCGTGTCGGTCGAGGTCGAAAAGGGCGGATCGCGCGTCAACGGCACGTCGATCATGGGGCTGATGATGCTCGGCGCCGCGAAGGGCGATTCAATCACCATCCATACGAAGGGCGACGGCGCCGACGCCGCGCTGCTCAAGCTCGTCGGGCTGGTCAAGGACAGCTTCGGCGAGGATTGACGGAATGACCAGCGCCGGCCGCCGGTCCCGCATCGAAAGCCTGTCGAACCCGCTGGTCAAGCGGATGCGGTTGCTGCGCGAGAAGCGCCATCGCCGCGCCGAGGGATTGTTCCTGGCCGAAGGGCTGCGCATCGCAACCGAAGCGCGCGAGGCCGGGGTGCTGCCGCAATGGCTGTTTCTGGCCGACGACGGCGCGGCGCATCCGCTTGCCAGGGCGCTCGTCGACGCAACGCTCGCGGCGGGCGGCGAGGTGATCGACGCCACGCCTGCGATCCTCTCCAAATTGTCGGGCAAGGACAATGCGCAGACGATCGTCGGCATCTATGCCGAGCCGCAGACGGTGCTGACCGACCTCGACCGCGACGCCGCGCCGATCTGGCTGGTCGCCGAGCGGCTGCGCGACCCCGGCAATCTCGGCACGATGCTGCGCACCGGCGACGCGGTCGGCGCCGGCGGGCTCATCCTGCTCGGCGAGAGCACCGATCCCTATTCGGTCGAAGCGGTGCGCGCGAGCATGGGGGCGATCTTTACCCAGCGCCTTGTGCAGGCGGAATGGGGCGAATTTCTCGGCTGGCTGCGCAGCGGGCGCGGCGAACTGGTCGCGACCTGGCTTGGCGAGGATACGAAGGATTATCAGGCGGTGCGTTATGCCGCGCCGACCTTCATCCTGATCGGCAATGAATCGCAGGGGATGCCGGCGGACTATGCCGCCGCCGCCAACGTGCGGGTCAAGATGCCGATGATGGGCAAGGCCGACAGCCTGAACGCTGCGGTCGCGGCGGCAGTGATGGCCTATGAGGTACTGAACCAGCAGCGGAACCGATAGCGCGCCGCGCCGTTCATCAAGCGATCAGTCCTCCCGGCTTAGGAGACGTCATATGACAAGGATCGCCCTGCCCGCTCTCGTTTCGCTCTTCGCGCTGTCGGCCTGCGTCCCCGCCGCCGAACCGCCGCGATCGCCCGGCGGCGGCGCGGGCTCCTATATGGCGCTCGGCACCGAGCCCGGCTGGACGCTTGAGATCACGCCCGGCTTGCTCAATTACGACGGGGATTATGGCGACACCAAGATCGTCGTTGCCAACCCCGGCGCGCGGCCGAGCTTCAATGGCGAGCGCTATGTCACGCAAAGGCTGACCGTCGACATCACCCATGGCGAATGCAGCGACGGGATGAGCGACCGCCGCTATCGCGACACGGTGACGGTAACCGCCGACGGCCAGATGGTGAAGGGCTGCGGCGGCGGCATATTGCCCCCGGCCGAGCTTGCCGGAACGAGCTGGACCTTCGTATCGATCGGCGGCCTGGCCGTGGCTACAGACCGCCCCACCTCGTTGCAATTCGAGGGCGAGCGGCTGAGCGGCAGCGCGGGCTGCAACCGCTTTTCGGGAAGCTACAAACACGCCGACCGGACACTGACCGCTGGTCCGCTGATAGCGACCGAAATGGCGTGCCCCGGCGCGGGCATGACACAGGAAAACGCCTTCTTCGAACTGATGCGCGGACCGGTGAGCACGAGCTTTCCGACCGACGGGACGCTGATCCTGACCGGCGCCGACGGCAAGACGGCGGTTCTGAAGCGGGCGATCTAGTCGTTCGCGCCGTTGGCGCCCGATAATTTGGCCAGCGGGCGCGCGGCCTGTTCGGCAACCGGCAGCGCGGGAATTTCGCGGTCGCCCGTCTCGACATCGAGCGCCTCGAAGCGTTTCGCCTGCGTCAGCACCTGCGATTCGAAGCTGCCGACGAACGCGTTATACGCCCCCGTCGCCTGATCGAGATTCTTGCCGACGCGCGCGATGTGCGAGCCCATCACCGACATGCGCGCGTAGAGTTCCTTGCCGAGCGCCGCGATCTCGCGCGCCTGTCCCGCGAGCTTTTCCTGCCGCCACACCGCCGCGACGGTGCGCGCGATCGCGATGAGGTTGGTCGGGGTCGCGAGTAGCACCTTGCGTTCGAAGGCATAGTCCCAGAGCTCGTGATCCTGATCGAGCGCTGCGGCGAGGAAATGCTCGCCGGGGACGAACATCACCACGAAATCGGGGGTGTCGTCGAACTGGTTCCAGTAGGATTTGGCGCCGAGCGTGTTCACATGCGCCTTCATCGCCGCGGCATGGGCGGCGAGGTGCACCGCCTTCTCGCCCTCATCGACCGCGCCGAAGGCGTCCTGATAGGCGTTGAGCGATACCTTGGCGTCGATGACGAGGCTCTGTCCGCCCGGCACCTTGACGACGACGTCGGGGCGGAGCCGGCTACCATCACCGCCGTCGACGCTGACCTCGGTCTGGAAATCGGCATGCTCGGAAAGCCCGCAGCTTTCGAGGACGTTCCTCAGTTGCTGTTCGCCCCAGCGTCCGCGCGCTTTCGGCGCGTTGCGGAGCGCGTTGACGAGCTTCGCCGCTTCGCTCGACACGCGCTCGGTTCCCTCGCGCATCGCCGCGATCTGCCCATGCAGCAGGCCGAAGGCATCGCGCCGCTCGGCCTCGACCTTTGCCACAGCCGCTTCATATTTTTCGAGCCGGTCGTGGACCGGATGGAGCAGCGCCTTCAGATTCTGCCCAGCGGTCGCCTCGCTCTCCTTGAAGCGCGCTTCGGCGCGTTCGAGAAACGCCTTTTGCGCCCCGTCGAGCATCGCCTGCCCGACTTCGCGAAACTGCGCCGTCAGCGCCGCCTGCGCGTCCTTGAGCTGGGCGATCTGCGCATCATGCGCCGCGTCGCGCGCCCGTTGTTCGGCGAGCAACGCCGCAAGCTGGCGATCCGCCGCCTGCCGTGCCTCGCTTTCCGCCGCCAGATCGGTGACCGCCGCCTTGAAGCGGTCGGAAAGCCCGTCGCGTTCGGCCTTCAACCCGCCCGCCTGCCGCCCGGCGAACAGCCAGCCGATCAGGGCACCGAGAACGAGGGCGACGAAAGCGATTGCGAGTGACAGTCCATCCATGACGGGAACATAGATCGAACACCGTCCCTGTGGCTAGTCGCTAATTACGCCAACGGGGTGAATGGCAGGATCGCGCGATAGGCCTCCACCTTCGGCGCGCCGCCGATCGTCACGCCCTGCGTCAGCAGCCAGTAATGGCGCACGATCTCCGCCTGTTGTTCGAGGCCGTAGCGGTGCAGCGGCCAGCCGGGCTTGAGGCTGTAGTCATAGGTCGCGAAGGGGTGGCGCATCAGGACAAGATACCAGCGTCCGCGCGTCTGTGCCTGCCACACATGCGTCATTTCATGGATGAACAGCCCCTTGGCGCGCATGGCGCCGTCCGCGGGGCAGGAAAAATCGTCGCAATAGCTGTCGCCGCGGGGGTGGAAATGGAGATGCCCCATCGGCGCCATGACGATACGGCGCGGCTGGAAGAAAATCCATTTGCGGTGCCGCACCCGCACCTCGCCATAGCGGATCGCATCGCCAAAGACGCTGCGCGCCAGCGCGACCTCCCCGTCGGTCAGCGGGCGCCCGTCGCGCTCCACAAGCGGCCTATTTCTTCGCCGCGTCCGCCGGCGGGCTGTGATCCATCGCGCCATGGTCCATCGCGCCGTCGCCGCCCATCGCGGTCGACGTCTGCTTGATCGGCAGGTCGAACAGGATGCGTTCGTTGTTGTTGTTGGTGAAGACGAACTGCATCGGCAGCTTGCCCGCGCGCACCGCGGCGCCGTTGATGTTCCAGATCATCAGATGCTTGCCGCCCTGCTTGAACACCAGTTCGCCCTTCGCCGGCACGTCGGCGCGGACGAGTGGCTTCATCGTCACGACGCCGTTTTCGCGCACGCTTTCATGCATTTCGACGCGCTGCGCGAGATCGGCGGTTACCGCGACGAGCTGCGCGCCGCGCGGACCGCCGGTGACGCGGAAATAGCCGACCGCGGGCCGGTCGGGGGTTGCGCCCATCTCGATATAGCCGCTCACCACGTTGAGCTGCGGTCCGGCGCCGAGATTTTCCTTACACGCCGTCAGCGACAGCGCGGCGGCGGCAACGGCGGCCAGAGTGAGCGAGCGGCGTGCGAAAGACTTCATGATGGCTGGGACTCCCGAAATGCGTCAATTTTCCTGTTCCAGATAAGCCGTCAAAGCCCTTGTGCCAAGGATTAGCGCACCTATATCGCCCCCATTGAAAACCATGGACGGCGTGCCTTTTCAGGGCGCCGGAGAAGCAACAAGGACGGAATATCAATGGCCAAAGTGATCGGGATCGACCTCGGCACCACCAACAGCTGTGTGGCGGTGATGGAAGGCGGCAAGCCCAAGGTTATCGAAAATGTCGAAGGCACGCGCACCACGCCCTCGATCGTCGCCTTCGCCAAGGACGGCGAGCGCCTGATCGGCCAGCCGGCGAAGCGCCAGGCGGTCACCAATCCCGAAAACACCATCTTTGCGGTGAAGCGCCTGATCGGCCGCCGCTTCGACGATCCGATGACCAAGAAGGACATGGAGCTCGTCCCTTATACCATCGCCAAGGGCTCGAACGGCGACGCGTGGGTCAAGGCGGGCGGCGAGGATTATTCGCCATCGCAGATCAGCGCCTATATCCTCCAGAAGATGAAGGAAACCGCCGAAGCCTATCTGGGCGAAAAGGTCGAGCAGGCGGTGATCACCGTCCCCGCTTACTTCAACGACGCGCAGCGCCAAGCGACCAAGGACGCCGGCAAGATCGCGGGCCTCGAAGTGCTGCGCATCATCAACGAGCCGACCGCGGCCGCGCTCGCCTATGGCCTCGACAAGACCGAGAACAAGACGATCGCCGTCTATGACCTTGGCGGCGGCACCTTCGACATCTCGATCCTCGAAGTCGGCGACGGCGTGTTCGAGGTGAAGTCGACCAACGGCGACACCTTCCTCGGCGGCGAGGATTTCGACAGCAAGCTCGTCGAATATCTCGCCGACGGTTTCAAGAAGGACGAAGGCATTGACCTGCGCGGCGACAAGCTGGCGCTCCAGCGGCTGAAGGAAGCCGCCGAAAAGGCGAAGATCGAGCTCTCGTCGGCCGCGACCACCGAGGTCAACCTGCCCTTCATCACCGCCGACGCCAACGGGCCGAAGCACCTTGTGAAGACGATCACGCGCGCCGACCTCGAAAAGCTGGTCGAAGACCTCGTCAAGCGCACGCTCGAGCCGTGCAAGAAGGCGATCAAGGACGCCGGCGTCTCGGCAAGCGAGATCGACGAGGTCGTGCTCGTCGGCGGCATGACGCGCATGCCGCGCGTGCGTGAAGTCGTGAAGGATTTCTTCGGCAAGGAACCGCACACCGGCGTGAACCCCGACGAGGTCGTCGCGATCGGCGCCGCGATCCAGGCCGGCGTGCTGCAGGGCGACGTCAAGGACGTGCTGCTGCTCGACGTCACCCCGCTGAGCCTCGGCATCGAGACGCTGGGCGGCGTGTTCACGCGCATGATCGACCGCAACACCACCATCCCCACCAAGAAGTCGCAGGTCTATTCGACCGCCGACGACAACCAGTCGGCAGTGACGATCCGCGTCTTCCAGGGCGAGCGCGAAATGGCGGCCGACAACAAGATGCTCGGCCAGTTCGACCTCGTCGGCATTCCGCCGGCGCCTCGCGGCGTGCCGCAGATCGAGGTGACCTTCGACATCGACGCCAACGGCATCGTGTCGGTCCACGCCAAGGACAAGGGCACCGGCAAGGAACAGCAGATCAAGATCCAGGCTTCGGGCGGGCTCAGCGACGCGGACATCGACCAGATGGTCAAGGACGCCGAGCAGTTCGCCGAAGAGGACAAGAAGCGCCGCGAGGCGGCCGAGGCGAAGAATAACGCCGAAAGCCTGATCCACT
The Sphingopyxis macrogoltabida genome window above contains:
- a CDS encoding sensor histidine kinase is translated as MTAKVPAVEQEEAPLVWSARWSLTARILAVNILAVALLAGGFYYLDTYRSRLVDTRIGVMEEKLEMLDAALEAARPDQRERLIGEFTRATESRLRFYAPDGRLIADSFRAAPPTYTLRDPDLQPWKRDAARAMDRGIDWIVGAPSYPEFEEPKIDRASAWPEVIETQHSGLATSRFRYAPERTPLLSSARIVDLETPQTMLMTLNARDITRTVRAERFRLAVVVAVVLLTSVLLSLFLARTIVRPLRKLARAAVRVRLGRAREVVVPRLPSRRDEIGTLARALSDMTQALRERIDAGEHFAADVTHELKNPIASVRSAIEGLGRVRTDEQRAQLLAIADEDVRRLDRLVNDISEASRVDAQLSRTLFEPVDVGIMIESMLAGRAARAGGDAPRIAFARPRKDTATVMGDGHRLERAIDNLIDNAISFSPPGGLVCIAATRLGDEVHVRVDDDGPGIEPAQREAIFRRFHSERPDGEAFGRHSGLGLAIARTIIEGHGGTVAARDRDDGKQGASLLITLPAREGNAETG
- a CDS encoding HPr kinase/phosphorylase, translating into MLSGRTSPPISNIHASCIAAGERGVLLLGASGQGKSDLALRLIDRGARLVADDRCDIWFERGRLWCQPPENLAGKLEVRGVGIVEQPWTGPVPLALAVRLVERYERMPPGGQVEIVAGHALPSLLLSAFETSAPIKILLALDALVAG
- the rapZ gene encoding RNase adapter RapZ, which gives rise to MSRTAEPRLLLVTGLSGAGKSTVLKVLEDLGWEVVDNLPLSLLEALIAAPAKGSNASRPLAVGIDSRSRGFKPNRLVKQIKSLREAGGRDVQTLFIDCAGAELERRFSETRRRHPLAEDRPAADGIAREREMMESLRRWAEHVIDTTNYSSNDLQQEVRQRFGDTGQDEPVLNIMSFGFARGLPRNADLVFDMRYLRNPHWDAKLRPGTGLDADVSAYIAADPAYETTVAQIETLLIALLPRYRAEGKSYVTVAFGCTGGRHRSVHVAERVAKRLRDAGHALTVIHRNLDSAPQDGLEGRPPSAPSAPGGGKA
- a CDS encoding PTS sugar transporter subunit IIA codes for the protein MLGMVLVTHGRLAEEMVTAMEHVVGPQRAIATVCIGPNDNMEMRRKEIADAIRTVDEGRGVIMLTDLFGGTPSNLAISLLESGRTEVIAGVNLPMLIRLESARKTMELRAAVIAAKEAGQKYISVASEMLGVG
- a CDS encoding HPr family phosphocarrier protein; translated protein: MAEVSETVEITNQRGLHARASAKFVTFVSRLPETVSVEVEKGGSRVNGTSIMGLMMLGAAKGDSITIHTKGDGADAALLKLVGLVKDSFGED
- a CDS encoding TrmH family RNA methyltransferase, producing the protein MTSAGRRSRIESLSNPLVKRMRLLREKRHRRAEGLFLAEGLRIATEAREAGVLPQWLFLADDGAAHPLARALVDATLAAGGEVIDATPAILSKLSGKDNAQTIVGIYAEPQTVLTDLDRDAAPIWLVAERLRDPGNLGTMLRTGDAVGAGGLILLGESTDPYSVEAVRASMGAIFTQRLVQAEWGEFLGWLRSGRGELVATWLGEDTKDYQAVRYAAPTFILIGNESQGMPADYAAAANVRVKMPMMGKADSLNAAVAAAVMAYEVLNQQRNR
- a CDS encoding META domain-containing protein; amino-acid sequence: MTRIALPALVSLFALSACVPAAEPPRSPGGGAGSYMALGTEPGWTLEITPGLLNYDGDYGDTKIVVANPGARPSFNGERYVTQRLTVDITHGECSDGMSDRRYRDTVTVTADGQMVKGCGGGILPPAELAGTSWTFVSIGGLAVATDRPTSLQFEGERLSGSAGCNRFSGSYKHADRTLTAGPLIATEMACPGAGMTQENAFFELMRGPVSTSFPTDGTLILTGADGKTAVLKRAI
- a CDS encoding DNA recombination protein RmuC, whose protein sequence is MDGLSLAIAFVALVLGALIGWLFAGRQAGGLKAERDGLSDRFKAAVTDLAAESEARQAADRQLAALLAEQRARDAAHDAQIAQLKDAQAALTAQFREVGQAMLDGAQKAFLERAEARFKESEATAGQNLKALLHPVHDRLEKYEAAVAKVEAERRDAFGLLHGQIAAMREGTERVSSEAAKLVNALRNAPKARGRWGEQQLRNVLESCGLSEHADFQTEVSVDGGDGSRLRPDVVVKVPGGQSLVIDAKVSLNAYQDAFGAVDEGEKAVHLAAHAAAMKAHVNTLGAKSYWNQFDDTPDFVVMFVPGEHFLAAALDQDHELWDYAFERKVLLATPTNLIAIARTVAAVWRQEKLAGQAREIAALGKELYARMSVMGSHIARVGKNLDQATGAYNAFVGSFESQVLTQAKRFEALDVETGDREIPALPVAEQAARPLAKLSGANGAND
- a CDS encoding copper chaperone PCu(A)C translates to MKSFARRSLTLAAVAAAALSLTACKENLGAGPQLNVVSGYIEMGATPDRPAVGYFRVTGGPRGAQLVAVTADLAQRVEMHESVRENGVVTMKPLVRADVPAKGELVFKQGGKHLMIWNINGAAVRAGKLPMQFVFTNNNNERILFDLPIKQTSTAMGGDGAMDHGAMDHSPPADAAKK
- the dnaK gene encoding molecular chaperone DnaK, which encodes MAKVIGIDLGTTNSCVAVMEGGKPKVIENVEGTRTTPSIVAFAKDGERLIGQPAKRQAVTNPENTIFAVKRLIGRRFDDPMTKKDMELVPYTIAKGSNGDAWVKAGGEDYSPSQISAYILQKMKETAEAYLGEKVEQAVITVPAYFNDAQRQATKDAGKIAGLEVLRIINEPTAAALAYGLDKTENKTIAVYDLGGGTFDISILEVGDGVFEVKSTNGDTFLGGEDFDSKLVEYLADGFKKDEGIDLRGDKLALQRLKEAAEKAKIELSSAATTEVNLPFITADANGPKHLVKTITRADLEKLVEDLVKRTLEPCKKAIKDAGVSASEIDEVVLVGGMTRMPRVREVVKDFFGKEPHTGVNPDEVVAIGAAIQAGVLQGDVKDVLLLDVTPLSLGIETLGGVFTRMIDRNTTIPTKKSQVYSTADDNQSAVTIRVFQGEREMAADNKMLGQFDLVGIPPAPRGVPQIEVTFDIDANGIVSVHAKDKGTGKEQQIKIQASGGLSDADIDQMVKDAEQFAEEDKKRREAAEAKNNAESLIHSTESQLREHGDKVDETLKGEIEAAVAEAKTAVEGGDPAAMTEKSQALAQVAMKLGQAIYEKEQQAAASPAADAGESKADEDVVDAEFSEVEDDKK